The following nucleotide sequence is from Thermoanaerobaculia bacterium.
GACGCGGAAGGTCTTCATCGACTGCTATGCGACGATCGGCCAGGTCGGCAACATCGAGCACGAGAACCTCTCGATCGGCAAGGCGGGACGCTCGCGCTGGCTCGGCTGGCGCCCGCACAACCGCGGCGTTTCGATGAATCCCGTCGACCACCCGATGGGCGGCGGCGAAGGCAAGACGTCGGGAGGCCGGCATCCGGTCTCGCCGTGGGGCTGGAAGACGAAGGGTTTCAAGACCCGCAACAACAAGCGCACGGACGCGATGATCGTCCGGCGAAGGAAGTAGACGATGGCTCGCTCGATCAAAAAAGGCCCGTTCCTCGACGACCACCTGAAGAAGAAGATCGACGTGTTGAACGAGTCGCGCGAGAAGAAGGTCGTCAAGACCTGGTC
It contains:
- a CDS encoding ribosomal protein S19 family protein, whose product is MARSIKKGPFLDDHLKKKIDVLNESREKKVVKTWS